A section of the Dehalobacter sp. DCM genome encodes:
- a CDS encoding oxidoreductase, translated as MSANGLDNQKYGLLINYDFCTGCHSCEMACKKEFGLAQDQFGIKVAQYGPVQNSGKKWEFFYMPMLTDLCTLCAPRVAEGKLPTCVHHCQAKVMQYGTIDDLAEQLKVTPKSVLFAPKCC; from the coding sequence ATGAGCGCAAACGGCTTGGATAATCAAAAGTACGGGCTTTTGATCAATTACGATTTTTGCACGGGCTGCCATAGCTGTGAAATGGCCTGCAAAAAAGAATTCGGTCTGGCTCAGGATCAGTTCGGGATCAAGGTAGCCCAATACGGTCCTGTCCAGAATTCAGGTAAAAAATGGGAATTCTTTTATATGCCGATGCTGACCGACTTGTGCACTCTTTGCGCGCCGCGTGTCGCTGAAGGCAAACTTCCGACCTGTGTCCACCATTGCCAAGCTAAAGTCATGCAGTACGGCACGATCGACGACCTGGCTGAGCAGCTGAAGGTGACCCCGAAGTCCGTACTCTTTGCACCCAAATGCTGCTGA
- a CDS encoding ATP-binding protein yields MTISEVIVDSINVSEYEEFLASKKPNTYFEEMQTYFKKVHSETGVEYVYIEHKISPNKIEYIFDSEEDCLGDIDEMYTPKAHTSVESFFTTAETSVLWGTLITGYAPIINDNGEIISVVGTDVDINFIYKELLKRIGQIIIYTLVMVLLFSLLIYFVLNEEIRRRRIAEKKLKMSIMAIQNLLDNAGQGFLYFGSDLRIKPEYSRECLRLLGPEPEKRTFQDVIYPDNSEDNHFVKEVLTASFTEEDIQRKEVFLSLLPSELLINSYYIKLEYRVISGNKQEDSDELMVILTDATEQRVLEEQMETDRKTLKMIVLAVANKNDLIEVIQEFLLFTQETIHQLHDTPCSFDSVMVDIKRTVHTFKGLFGQFEIFRLVRCLHDVEEELKIYEKREMPDCSGLGVLLHGFDLEGILKDELNILQTVLGIDFMGSEKTIEIPESKLIELEDQISAHFSPAEATVLINMIKGLRNRMFSELLGLYPNYVKGLALKLDKPIYPLEIMGGDFPVDTAKYRAFTKTLVHVFANCIDHGIESREERIVNGKDGMGRILCEISRVGDSSIVIKIADDGNGIDYERIRQKAGELGDSGDEVDTVVEKDVYKLIFFDGVSSKEEASDISGRGIGMAVVKQELEKIGGRLEIASRPGKGTTLTFILPI; encoded by the coding sequence ATGACTATTTCTGAGGTTATTGTCGACAGTATCAATGTCAGTGAATATGAGGAATTTCTTGCCTCAAAGAAACCGAATACTTATTTTGAAGAAATGCAGACTTATTTCAAAAAGGTACACTCTGAAACGGGGGTCGAATATGTATATATCGAACATAAAATATCACCGAATAAGATAGAATACATTTTCGATTCGGAAGAAGACTGTTTAGGCGATATTGATGAAATGTATACACCAAAAGCCCATACCAGCGTGGAAAGCTTTTTTACCACTGCAGAAACATCCGTCTTATGGGGGACTTTAATAACAGGCTATGCACCGATCATTAATGACAATGGGGAAATCATCAGCGTCGTTGGCACCGATGTCGACATCAATTTCATCTATAAAGAACTATTGAAAAGGATAGGACAGATCATTATCTATACATTGGTTATGGTCTTACTGTTTTCGCTGTTGATCTATTTTGTTCTAAATGAAGAGATACGAAGACGTCGTATTGCGGAAAAGAAGCTTAAAATGAGTATCATGGCGATTCAAAATCTACTGGATAACGCCGGACAGGGTTTTCTTTATTTTGGATCTGACTTGCGAATCAAACCCGAGTACAGCAGAGAATGTTTAAGACTATTGGGACCTGAACCTGAGAAGCGAACGTTTCAAGATGTTATATATCCCGATAACAGTGAGGATAACCATTTTGTAAAAGAGGTTCTAACAGCGAGTTTTACAGAGGAAGATATACAACGCAAAGAAGTATTTCTTTCACTGCTGCCCAGCGAGTTACTAATAAACAGTTACTATATAAAATTGGAGTATAGAGTTATTTCAGGAAACAAGCAGGAAGATTCGGATGAACTAATGGTCATACTGACGGATGCTACAGAACAACGCGTTTTAGAAGAGCAAATGGAAACAGATCGAAAAACACTCAAAATGATCGTTCTTGCCGTTGCGAATAAAAATGACCTCATTGAAGTCATTCAAGAATTTTTATTATTCACTCAGGAAACGATCCACCAGTTACATGATACGCCCTGCTCATTCGATTCGGTGATGGTGGATATAAAAAGAACAGTCCATACATTTAAAGGATTATTCGGGCAGTTTGAAATATTTCGACTTGTTCGGTGTCTCCACGATGTCGAAGAGGAGTTAAAGATTTATGAAAAGCGGGAGATGCCTGACTGTTCCGGGTTGGGTGTACTCCTACACGGATTTGACCTTGAAGGTATTCTTAAAGATGAATTGAATATTCTTCAGACTGTACTTGGCATCGATTTCATGGGAAGTGAAAAAACTATTGAAATCCCTGAATCCAAATTGATTGAGCTTGAGGATCAAATAAGCGCGCATTTTTCGCCGGCCGAGGCAACCGTTCTGATTAATATGATCAAAGGACTACGGAATCGTATGTTTAGTGAACTTTTAGGGCTATATCCTAACTACGTTAAAGGATTAGCACTAAAGCTGGATAAGCCTATATACCCTCTTGAAATCATGGGCGGAGACTTTCCTGTGGATACGGCAAAATACAGAGCATTTACCAAGACTCTTGTTCACGTCTTCGCCAATTGTATTGATCATGGCATAGAAAGCAGGGAAGAACGCATCGTTAACGGGAAGGATGGCATGGGTAGGATCCTTTGCGAGATCAGCCGTGTTGGTGACAGCAGTATTGTGATAAAAATCGCGGATGATGGTAACGGTATAGATTATGAAAGGATCAGACAAAAAGCAGGTGAGCTCGGAGATAGTGGCGACGAAGTTGACACTGTAGTAGAGAAAGACGTTTATAAACTCATCTTTTTCGATGGTGTTTCAAGTAAAGAAGAAGCTTCAGATATTTCCGGACGGGGTATCGGTATGGCTGTAGTAAAACAGGAACTTGAGAAAATTGGCGGCCGTCTGGAAATTGCCTCAAGACCAGGCAAAGGAACTACATTGACATTTATCTTGCCAATCTAA
- a CDS encoding oxidoreductase: MSDYGLLIDYKYCTGCHSCEVACKLRLNLPDGKYGIKLIDDKPWQIDEDTWEYKWLPVPTKLCDLCEDRVQAGKTPTCVLHCCAHVMEYGKVEDLALKMKELGSRTVLFVP; this comes from the coding sequence ATGTCCGACTATGGATTGTTGATCGACTATAAATACTGTACCGGGTGCCACAGCTGTGAAGTCGCCTGTAAATTAAGGCTAAATCTTCCCGACGGGAAGTATGGGATTAAACTCATCGACGACAAGCCCTGGCAGATTGATGAGGACACCTGGGAATACAAATGGCTGCCCGTACCAACTAAGCTTTGCGATCTTTGTGAAGACAGGGTTCAGGCAGGCAAAACGCCGACCTGTGTCTTGCATTGCTGCGCCCATGTCATGGAATACGGCAAAGTGGAAGACCTTGCCCTCAAGATGAAAGAACTGGGTTCCAGAACAGTTCTCTTCGTACCTTAA
- a CDS encoding endonuclease MutS2, translating to MIASDKVLAKLDFGVIREKLMSICMLPGAKELAETLVPVADMDSVKALLRETDEGKALLRLNPLFTVRGSREIRPYLERCDRGGMLNPEELLEIRDTLKTARRLRMTLMESSGSGKDSYNDLYSLKEIVQSILPQKDIEEDITRSVSEDGSIADRASEELARLRKTKGVSQQRIKESMDGILRNPAYQKMLQDNVITTRGDRYVVPIKLEYSSAFPGIVHDQSASGATVYIEPMSVVKLGNELREIQLKENREIQRILQQLTAKVAVRVADIANLYGALIKLDFILAKARLSEDMEAGSPILVNKQEVKLVKARHPLLTGAVVPISLELGLKYQFLIITGPNTGGKTVTLKTVGLMAVMLQSGLHIPVESDSRMGIFTRLYVDIGDEQSVEQSLSTFSAHMTNIVAITQEADDRSLVLLDELGAGTDPAEGAALAMAILSDLLERGCCGVATTHYGSLKAFAYNTPGAENASVEFDLETLKPTYRLLTGIPGRSNALLIARRLGLDHKILDKAREYISERDTKENDLLENLEDTQREIELKKRRVEEEQLKAERKATELKKKNLELEEKYEEILNRAKEEAVEIIRQTRLEADSIIKDIKEAQKKERREQQAALEQSRSSLKELSGKVYEGRTTGNRKSSLKPEQIEPGQAVYIPNLRQKGQILKRPDNNNEVLIQTGIMKVSVPLAEIRLVDETRKPEHFEKTLKGTLGLNKALNLRSEIDLRGNLVEEALILLDKYMDDAVITGINQISIIHGKGTGALRAGIHQFLKRHPHVASYRLGEFGEGDSGVTIVALK from the coding sequence TTGATAGCTTCAGATAAAGTTTTGGCCAAGTTGGATTTTGGTGTCATCAGGGAAAAGTTAATGAGCATTTGTATGCTTCCAGGTGCTAAGGAATTAGCGGAAACATTGGTGCCTGTTGCCGATATGGACTCGGTAAAAGCGCTTCTCCGGGAAACCGATGAAGGGAAGGCGCTACTCAGGCTGAATCCGCTTTTTACTGTCAGAGGATCCCGAGAAATAAGACCTTACCTGGAACGATGCGATCGGGGTGGTATGCTCAATCCTGAGGAATTGCTGGAAATCAGGGATACGTTAAAGACGGCTCGTCGTCTTAGAATGACATTGATGGAAAGCAGCGGATCAGGAAAAGACAGTTATAATGATCTCTATTCATTGAAGGAAATCGTTCAGAGTATCCTGCCGCAAAAGGATATTGAAGAAGATATCACTCGCAGTGTTTCCGAAGATGGCAGTATCGCTGACCGGGCATCTGAGGAGCTGGCCCGCTTACGCAAAACAAAAGGAGTCAGCCAGCAACGAATCAAAGAAAGCATGGATGGCATACTTCGAAACCCGGCTTATCAAAAGATGCTGCAAGACAACGTAATCACGACCCGAGGGGACCGATATGTGGTCCCTATTAAACTAGAATACAGCTCTGCTTTCCCTGGTATTGTTCATGACCAATCGGCAAGCGGAGCCACGGTATACATTGAGCCTATGTCCGTCGTGAAGTTGGGCAATGAATTAAGAGAAATTCAGCTTAAGGAAAACAGAGAAATTCAGAGAATTCTTCAGCAGCTTACAGCAAAAGTCGCTGTCCGCGTGGCTGATATCGCCAATCTCTATGGGGCACTGATAAAATTGGATTTTATTCTGGCCAAAGCCCGTTTAAGCGAGGATATGGAAGCCGGATCCCCAATCTTGGTCAATAAGCAAGAGGTGAAGCTTGTAAAAGCCAGACACCCTCTGTTGACAGGGGCTGTGGTCCCAATCTCTCTGGAACTCGGGTTAAAGTATCAATTCCTCATCATTACTGGACCAAACACAGGCGGGAAGACCGTAACCCTTAAAACGGTCGGACTCATGGCAGTCATGTTACAGAGCGGTCTGCATATACCGGTAGAAAGCGATTCACGCATGGGTATTTTCACCCGCCTCTATGTTGACATTGGTGATGAACAAAGCGTCGAACAGTCTTTGAGTACCTTCTCTGCGCATATGACGAATATTGTTGCAATTACCCAAGAAGCTGACGACCGGTCTTTGGTTCTTCTTGACGAACTGGGGGCAGGAACAGATCCAGCAGAAGGTGCTGCCTTAGCAATGGCCATATTATCAGATTTACTCGAACGTGGGTGCTGCGGTGTGGCCACGACGCATTATGGGTCCTTAAAGGCATTTGCATACAACACCCCCGGAGCAGAGAATGCTTCTGTTGAATTTGATTTAGAAACGTTAAAACCCACTTATCGTTTGCTCACAGGGATACCTGGACGCAGCAATGCATTACTTATTGCGAGGCGTTTAGGTCTGGACCACAAAATTCTTGATAAAGCCCGGGAATATATATCAGAACGTGATACGAAGGAAAATGACCTCTTGGAAAACCTTGAGGACACACAGAGAGAAATCGAGCTTAAGAAGCGGCGAGTCGAAGAAGAACAGCTAAAGGCAGAACGAAAAGCTACTGAATTGAAGAAGAAGAACCTTGAACTTGAGGAAAAATATGAGGAGATCCTCAATAGGGCGAAGGAAGAGGCGGTAGAAATTATTCGTCAGACTCGCTTGGAGGCGGATAGTATCATTAAGGATATCAAGGAGGCCCAGAAAAAAGAACGCCGAGAGCAACAGGCAGCATTAGAACAATCACGCAGCAGTTTGAAAGAACTTTCAGGAAAAGTTTATGAAGGGCGTACGACAGGAAATCGCAAAAGCAGTCTAAAACCAGAGCAGATCGAACCCGGACAGGCAGTGTATATACCTAATTTGCGGCAAAAAGGACAAATTCTAAAAAGGCCGGACAATAATAATGAAGTACTTATCCAGACCGGGATTATGAAGGTCAGCGTTCCCCTGGCGGAAATTCGACTTGTGGATGAAACTCGAAAGCCTGAACATTTTGAAAAGACGCTGAAAGGGACATTGGGGCTGAATAAAGCATTAAATCTACGAAGCGAAATCGATCTTCGTGGAAACCTTGTGGAAGAAGCCTTGATTCTGTTGGATAAATATATGGATGATGCAGTTATTACAGGAATCAATCAGATCAGTATCATCCATGGCAAAGGAACCGGCGCACTAAGAGCAGGTATCCATCAGTTTTTAAAAAGACATCCGCATGTTGCTTCATATCGCTTAGGTGAATTTGGGGAGGGTGATTCTGGAGTGACCATCGTCGCGTTGAAGTGA
- a CDS encoding transglycosylase domain-containing protein encodes MSNFNNSNNRNLDQKNRRISSQPKKKRKFTKTPYFRIPLLIIILLFVIIGIYTIVAIAQTPKLDLDVLTGQKESSIVYDSEGKSIAQLHASENRLSVEYEDIPEIVTKTFVAVEDKRFYKHFGFDPIRIVKSAFNNLKAGQVVGGGSTITIQLAKNAFIENKTAQKLSRKIQEAVLAIQIEHVYTKNEILTFYLNRIFLGESSFGIRTASLTYFGKELDELNPAEVALLAGLPQAPSGYDPYVHPEAAKKRRNIVLGVMKENGIITEAEYEKYCEEPFTFVEKVKSEQADVEIPEASSLSKLHPYVVDYVISELQKEYDFTPEQIYTGGLQIYTTVNSDIQDAAEEAFANSDNFPASNDPDRPVQGAMTVLESDTGAISAMVGGREYTPMGLNRAWYTTRQPGSTAKPLVVYSPALEKGGYFPGTVFDDMPVKYQDGSGGVWAPTDYDTISSGWRGLITMREAVMDSVNVYAVKLLESIGVEYAWQFAKNSYDLDLTNNDKVLSMALGTFQISTLQMASAYGTFANNGVKTEPYCVVKVVGPDGEILFEHTPSEKRVMKETTAYMMNDLLRSVVTAGTGTRAQIGSWYICGKTGTSSLDTKTFGNRTGNTDAWFAGYSPKYVGVVWMGYDVTDTSHYMYKVYGGSYPARIWKQVMTVAHQDLPVQSSISRPNGISTVNFDSKSGLLPSSLTPAKFKKTEICASDSIPSKVSDVWVEVKVDPNNPNVLAQEGSLNAITKLCLNVPNRPKDVAWPADEAPYKMPSAYSSQVPTGSETPPAGDSSLPQVSLSSPSYNINSGIVELPLSSYNSKKYSVKLYIKKPGQTYLESYVSEEGNSRSIKYQLALYAQGGEPGTYTFWAALIDNNTYAIGPPSNPVSLTLTLQD; translated from the coding sequence ATGTCGAATTTCAATAATTCCAATAACCGGAATTTAGATCAAAAAAACCGCCGAATTTCCAGCCAGCCTAAGAAAAAACGCAAGTTTACCAAAACACCGTATTTTCGGATTCCGCTTCTAATAATTATTCTACTATTTGTTATTATTGGTATTTACACGATTGTTGCCATCGCCCAAACGCCTAAGTTAGACCTTGATGTCCTCACCGGTCAAAAGGAATCCTCAATAGTCTATGACAGCGAAGGAAAGTCAATCGCTCAGCTTCACGCATCTGAAAACAGATTATCGGTCGAATATGAGGATATCCCGGAAATTGTGACCAAAACGTTTGTTGCCGTGGAAGATAAACGGTTTTATAAGCATTTTGGTTTTGATCCAATTCGTATTGTAAAATCAGCATTTAATAACCTTAAGGCTGGACAAGTGGTTGGGGGTGGAAGTACTATTACTATCCAGCTGGCCAAAAATGCATTTATCGAAAACAAAACAGCTCAAAAATTATCCCGTAAAATTCAGGAGGCTGTACTTGCGATTCAAATAGAACATGTCTATACCAAAAATGAGATATTGACTTTCTATCTGAATAGAATTTTTCTTGGCGAATCATCCTTTGGTATAAGAACCGCGTCGCTGACTTACTTCGGCAAGGAACTGGACGAATTAAATCCAGCTGAGGTTGCACTGCTGGCGGGACTCCCTCAAGCGCCCAGTGGATATGACCCGTATGTCCACCCCGAAGCAGCCAAAAAAAGGCGGAATATCGTTCTCGGAGTGATGAAAGAAAACGGGATCATTACTGAGGCTGAATATGAAAAATATTGCGAAGAACCGTTTACTTTTGTTGAAAAAGTAAAATCTGAACAAGCTGATGTCGAAATACCTGAAGCCTCCTCTTTAAGCAAACTTCACCCCTATGTCGTTGACTATGTCATTTCTGAACTTCAGAAAGAGTATGATTTTACTCCGGAACAGATCTATACTGGCGGATTGCAAATTTATACAACAGTGAATTCCGACATACAAGATGCAGCGGAAGAGGCATTTGCCAATTCGGATAATTTCCCTGCCAGTAATGATCCCGACAGACCTGTGCAAGGCGCTATGACCGTCCTCGAATCAGATACTGGGGCTATCTCTGCGATGGTTGGCGGCCGGGAATATACGCCGATGGGACTGAACCGCGCCTGGTATACAACACGCCAACCCGGTTCGACTGCTAAACCGCTTGTGGTTTACTCTCCGGCTTTAGAAAAAGGTGGCTATTTCCCCGGGACTGTCTTTGACGATATGCCGGTTAAGTACCAGGATGGTAGTGGCGGTGTATGGGCACCGACCGATTATGATACGATCAGTTCCGGGTGGCGCGGGCTCATCACGATGCGCGAAGCGGTTATGGACTCGGTCAATGTTTATGCCGTTAAGTTATTAGAGTCTATAGGCGTCGAATATGCTTGGCAATTTGCCAAAAACAGCTATGACTTGGATCTGACCAACAATGATAAAGTTTTAAGCATGGCCCTGGGGACATTCCAGATATCCACACTGCAAATGGCATCCGCCTATGGTACTTTTGCTAATAATGGTGTTAAGACAGAACCTTATTGTGTGGTAAAAGTTGTCGGTCCCGACGGAGAAATTCTTTTTGAACACACCCCTTCTGAAAAGAGAGTTATGAAAGAAACTACGGCTTACATGATGAATGACCTTCTCCGGAGTGTTGTTACAGCAGGGACCGGTACCCGGGCTCAAATTGGCAGCTGGTATATCTGCGGCAAAACCGGAACTTCATCGCTTGATACCAAAACTTTTGGTAATAGGACCGGAAATACCGATGCGTGGTTTGCAGGCTACAGTCCGAAATATGTCGGCGTCGTTTGGATGGGATATGATGTGACCGATACCAGCCATTATATGTATAAGGTATATGGTGGCAGTTATCCAGCAAGGATTTGGAAACAAGTTATGACTGTTGCGCATCAAGATCTACCGGTCCAATCCAGTATCAGTCGTCCCAATGGGATTTCTACAGTCAATTTTGATTCAAAGTCAGGATTGCTTCCAAGCAGCCTCACCCCTGCCAAATTTAAGAAAACTGAAATTTGTGCTTCTGACAGTATTCCCAGTAAAGTGAGTGATGTTTGGGTCGAAGTTAAAGTTGACCCAAATAACCCCAATGTACTGGCTCAAGAAGGCAGCCTCAATGCTATCACTAAATTGTGCCTGAATGTACCGAACCGGCCGAAAGACGTTGCCTGGCCCGCAGATGAGGCACCCTACAAAATGCCCTCCGCTTATTCTTCACAAGTCCCCACTGGCAGCGAGACCCCGCCGGCAGGAGATTCCAGCCTGCCGCAGGTTTCTTTGTCGTCACCTTCCTATAATATCAACAGCGGAATCGTCGAGCTTCCTCTATCCAGCTATAATTCCAAAAAATATTCTGTGAAACTGTACATTAAGAAACCGGGCCAAACTTACCTCGAATCTTATGTTTCCGAAGAGGGAAATTCAAGGTCCATTAAATATCAGTTAGCACTTTATGCCCAGGGCGGCGAGCCCGGAACATATACTTTCTGGGCAGCGTTAATCGATAATAACACCTATGCTATCGGTCCGCCTTCTAACCCGGTATCGCTGACTTTAACTCTTCAGGATTAG
- a CDS encoding response regulator yields the protein MAKILIVDDSAILRRKLAAIIRNCGHEVIGEASNGLQAMVEYENSRPDLVTMDINMPLTDGIEALSMILRRHPEAKIIMISDVNQKSMVFEAIKLGAKNYIIKPFEEEKIITIVNNVLRNK from the coding sequence ATGGCGAAAATTTTAATTGTAGACGACTCCGCGATTTTGAGAAGAAAGCTAGCCGCTATCATCCGCAATTGTGGGCATGAAGTCATCGGCGAAGCCAGTAATGGTCTTCAAGCCATGGTAGAATATGAAAATTCCCGCCCAGATCTCGTGACGATGGATATCAATATGCCCCTGACTGACGGGATAGAGGCACTGAGTATGATTCTTCGCAGACACCCTGAGGCTAAGATCATTATGATTAGCGACGTTAACCAAAAAAGTATGGTCTTTGAAGCCATTAAACTAGGAGCAAAGAATTATATCATTAAACCTTTTGAAGAAGAGAAAATCATTACCATTGTCAACAATGTCTTACGGAATAAGTAA
- a CDS encoding molybdopterin-dependent oxidoreductase → MPFGKVSTPVQWEEDGYTVTRTNSWSAPGDHPTGAGMKLYVKDGILEKVEGDPEHSILKGALPIRMLALPEYVYNPDRITYPMKRDPKKRGDNTAWERISWDEAYDMIVNKVNEYTEQFNSNTIITFVGTGREAGNWGPTISCRVFNSPNICYMQSGWSCYGPRMAVTSYVLGAPYPEVDYAAQFPDSYDDPRYQVPECVLLWGKEPLKSNPDGFWGHSLVDMMKRGTKFITVDPRLTFEAANSEFWLQPRPGTDTALAMAMLNVIINEELYDHDFVENWTFGFEEFAKRIQDMPPAKAAEICGIPEEKIIGAARFFAKSKPGAVQWGLAIDQNPNGVQLGECLIAIMAICGCIDVPGGNVMGAIDIGGLGSGYSDLNPQDKINEQIGVDEFPALVRTLQFTDPDSVLDQLESGTPFKLKMGFFTSANAIANPCNVPKRWENALNTLEFNVATDLFMTPTISATCDLFLPVATYAERDMYVATHYGAVGLWIGGIKKAITVGEAKSDVEILRTLGKKLRPELWQYDTDVEYINDQKLKTLGITMEDLWEHGWWHVDYEYQKYAKGKLRADGIPGFMTPTGKIELYSTMIEAWGDDPMPYYKEPPTSPVSTPEYAAEYPLVLSTGQRTWSYFHSEGRQVPKWREVEPDPLVEINPKDAKKYGIIDGDWVWLENSYGKCKMKASVQPGQKEGSLAAQHGWWYPERDASAPELFGVYEVNVNNLTPYKTVGILGFGAPYKCLMCKIYKA, encoded by the coding sequence ATGCCTTTTGGAAAAGTGAGTACCCCTGTTCAGTGGGAAGAGGATGGTTATACCGTAACCCGGACCAATTCCTGGTCAGCACCCGGCGACCATCCGACTGGTGCCGGCATGAAGCTCTACGTCAAGGACGGTATCCTAGAGAAAGTGGAAGGCGACCCGGAACATTCCATCTTAAAAGGAGCACTGCCCATCCGGATGCTGGCTTTGCCCGAATACGTCTATAACCCCGACCGGATCACCTACCCGATGAAACGCGATCCGAAAAAACGCGGTGATAACACCGCCTGGGAACGAATTTCCTGGGATGAAGCCTATGACATGATCGTGAATAAAGTCAACGAGTATACCGAACAATTTAACAGCAATACCATCATCACCTTCGTCGGGACTGGCCGCGAGGCCGGTAACTGGGGACCGACGATTTCCTGCCGCGTTTTCAACAGTCCGAATATCTGCTATATGCAAAGCGGCTGGTCCTGCTATGGACCGCGTATGGCCGTAACCTCCTACGTGCTTGGCGCTCCGTATCCGGAAGTGGATTATGCAGCCCAGTTTCCCGACAGCTATGATGATCCGCGTTACCAGGTTCCGGAATGCGTTCTGCTCTGGGGAAAAGAACCGCTCAAATCCAATCCGGACGGTTTTTGGGGCCATTCCCTCGTCGATATGATGAAAAGAGGAACAAAGTTCATTACGGTAGATCCGAGACTTACATTTGAAGCTGCAAATTCGGAGTTCTGGCTACAGCCGCGTCCGGGCACGGATACGGCACTGGCGATGGCAATGCTCAATGTCATTATCAATGAAGAACTCTATGATCATGACTTCGTGGAAAACTGGACTTTCGGGTTTGAAGAGTTTGCTAAACGTATTCAGGATATGCCTCCGGCCAAGGCAGCAGAGATATGCGGCATACCGGAAGAAAAGATCATTGGTGCTGCCCGTTTCTTTGCTAAGAGCAAACCGGGTGCAGTCCAATGGGGCCTCGCTATTGACCAAAATCCGAATGGCGTTCAGCTGGGTGAATGCCTGATCGCGATCATGGCGATTTGCGGCTGCATCGACGTCCCTGGCGGCAATGTCATGGGCGCTATCGATATCGGGGGCTTAGGTTCCGGCTACAGCGACTTAAATCCTCAGGATAAAATTAACGAGCAAATCGGCGTCGATGAATTCCCAGCCCTTGTCCGGACACTCCAGTTTACCGATCCGGACAGTGTTCTTGACCAATTGGAATCCGGTACGCCGTTCAAACTAAAAATGGGCTTCTTCACCTCAGCCAACGCTATTGCCAATCCGTGCAATGTACCCAAACGCTGGGAAAACGCTTTAAATACACTGGAATTCAACGTTGCTACCGATTTATTTATGACCCCGACAATCTCGGCAACCTGCGACCTCTTCCTACCGGTAGCCACCTATGCGGAAAGAGATATGTATGTCGCTACGCATTACGGCGCAGTTGGGCTTTGGATCGGCGGCATCAAGAAAGCCATCACCGTCGGTGAAGCCAAGAGTGATGTGGAAATCCTGCGTACCCTCGGCAAAAAGCTCCGTCCGGAACTTTGGCAATATGACACAGATGTCGAATACATCAATGACCAGAAACTAAAAACACTTGGCATCACCATGGAAGACCTTTGGGAGCATGGCTGGTGGCATGTCGACTATGAATACCAGAAATATGCCAAAGGCAAACTGCGCGCGGACGGAATTCCTGGCTTCATGACACCCACCGGCAAAATCGAGCTTTATTCTACAATGATTGAAGCCTGGGGCGACGACCCGATGCCTTACTACAAGGAACCCCCGACCAGCCCGGTATCCACTCCTGAATATGCAGCAGAATACCCGCTCGTTTTAAGTACTGGACAAAGAACCTGGTCCTATTTTCATTCTGAAGGACGCCAGGTTCCGAAATGGCGGGAAGTTGAGCCTGATCCGCTGGTGGAGATCAATCCCAAAGACGCCAAGAAATACGGCATTATTGACGGAGATTGGGTCTGGCTGGAAAACTCCTACGGCAAATGCAAGATGAAAGCTTCCGTGCAACCCGGTCAAAAAGAAGGCTCTTTAGCCGCTCAGCATGGCTGGTGGTATCCGGAACGTGATGCCAGTGCGCCCGAACTGTTCGGTGTTTATGAGGTGAATGTCAATAACCTGACACCGTATAAGACGGTTGGTATCCTGGGCTTCGGTGCGCCATATAAATGTCTGATGTGCAAGATCTATAAGGCATAA